One part of the Muntiacus reevesi chromosome 20, mMunRee1.1, whole genome shotgun sequence genome encodes these proteins:
- the LOC136151673 gene encoding histone H2B type 1-M — protein MPEPTKSAPAPKKGSKKAVTKAQKKDGKKRKRSRKESYSVYVYKVLKQVHPDTGISSKAMGIMNSFVNDIFERIAGEASRLAHYNKRSTITSREIQTAVRLLLPGELAKHAVSEGTKAVTKYTSSK, from the coding sequence ATGCCTGAACCCACCAAGTCAGCTCCAGCCCCAAAGAAAGGCTCGAAGAAGGCGGTGACCAAGGCGCAGAAGAAAGATGGGAAGAAGCGCAAGCGCAGCCGCAAGGAGAGCTACTCCGTGTACGTGTACAAGGTGCTGAAGCAGGTCCACCCGGACACCGGCATCTCGTCCAAGGCCATGGGCATCATGAACTCCTTCGTCAACGACATCTTCGAGCGCATCGCGGGCGAGGCGTCGCGCCTGGCGCATTACAACAAGCGCTCGACCATCACATCCAGGGAGATCCAGACGGCCGTGCGCCTGCTGCTGCCCGGGGAGCTGGCCAAACACGCGGTGTCCGAGGGCACCAAGGCCGTCACCAAGTACACCAGCTCCAAGTAA
- the LOC136151573 gene encoding histone H1.4: MSETAPAAPAAPAPAEKTPVKKKARKAAGAAKRKASGPPVSELITKAVAASKERSGVSLAALKKALAAAGYDVEKNNSRIKLGLKSLVSKGTLVQTKGTGASGSFKLNKKAATGEAKPKAKKAGAAKPKKPAGAAKKPKKATGAATPKKSAKKTPKKAKKPAAAAGAKKAKSPKKAKAAKPKKAPKSPAKAKAVKPKAAKPKTAKPKAAKPKKAAAKKK, translated from the coding sequence ATGTCCGAGACTGCGCCCGCCGCGCCCGCTGCTCCGGCCCCCGCCGAGAAGACGCCTGTGAAAAAGAAGGCCCGCAAGGCTGCAGGTGCCGCGAAGCGCAAGGCGTCTGGGCCCCCGGTGTCCGAGCTCATCACCAAGGCTGTCGCTGCATCCAAGGAACGCAGCGGCGTGTCTCTGGCTGCGCTCAAGAAGGCGCTGGCCGCCGCCGGCTACGATGTGGAGAAGAACAACAGCCGCATCAAGCTGGGTCTCAAGAGCCTGGTGAGCAAGGGCACCCTGGTGCAGACCAAGGGCACCGGGGCTTCCGGCTCTTTCAAGCTCAACAAGAAGGCGGCCACCGGGGAGGCCAAGCCCAAAGCCAAAAAGGCGGGTGCGGCCAAGCCCAAGAAGCCCGCAGGAGCAGCTAAGAAGCCGAAGAAGGCCACTGGGGCGGCAACCCCCAAGAAGAGCGCCAAGAAGACCCCAAAGAAGGCGAAGAAGCCTGCTGCGGCTGCAGGAGCCAAAAAAGCAAAGAGTCCGAAAAAAGCGAAAGCAGCCAAGCCGAAGAAGGCGCCCAAGAGTCCAGCGAAGGCCAAAGCGGTGAAACCCAAGGCGGCTAAACCAAAGACCGCCAAACCCAAGGCAGCCAAGCCAAAGAAGGCGGCGGCCAAGAAGAAATAG